One genomic region from Epinephelus fuscoguttatus linkage group LG8, E.fuscoguttatus.final_Chr_v1 encodes:
- the ddx61 gene encoding probable ATP-dependent RNA helicase DDX6, whose product MATARTANPAAMIGLNKQANGQLRGQPGLLATAQQPSALQKKTSIPQSSGGIKFGDDWKKCLELPPKDTRMKTSDVTSTKGNEFEDYCLKRELLMGIFEMGWEKPSPVQEESIPIALSGRDILARAKNGTGKSGAYLIPLLERIDLKKDHIQAIVMVPTRELALQVSQISIQLSKHLGGVKIMATTGGTNLRDDIMRLDEIVHVVIATPGRILDLIKKGVAKMDRAQMIVMDEADKLLSQDFVVLIEDIISFMSKDRQILLYSATFPISVQKFMSKHLRKPYEINLMEELTLKGITQYYAYVTERQKVHCLNTLFSRLQINQSIIFCNSTQRVELLAKKITQLGYSCFYIHAKMMQEYRNRVFHDFRNGLCRNLVCTDLFTRGIDIQAVNVVINFDFPKNAETYLHRIGRSGRFGHLGLAINLITSDDRYNLKNIEDQLVTDIKPIPSSIDKSLYVAEFHSVDPDVDGDDKGGALNNELGAI is encoded by the exons ATGGCTACAGCAAGAACAGCAAACCCAGCAGCAATGATTGGATTGAACAAACAAGCAAATGGGCAGCTCAGAGGACAGCCGGGACTCCTTGCAACTGCCCAACAGCCTAGTGCTCTCCAGAAAAAGACCAGCATTCCTCAAAGCAGTGGGGGCATCAA GTTTGGAGATGACTGGAAGAAATGCCTGGAACTTCCCCCAAAAGACACCAGAATGAAAACTTCG GATGTGACATCAACTAAGGGAAATGAATTCGAAGACTACTGCCTAAAGCGGGAACTACTAATGGGAATCTTTGAAATGGGATGGGAGAAACCGTCCCCTGTCCAG GAGGAAAGTATCCCTATCGCTCTGTCAGGAAGAGATATTTTGGCTCGAGCCAAGAATGGTACAGGAAAAAGTGGAGCctacctcatccctctcctggAGAGGATAGACCTGAAGAAAGATCACATCCAGG CCATAGTGATGGTGCCAACGAGAGAGTTGGCCCTGCAGGTGAGCCAGATCAGTATTCAGCTCAGCAAGCACCTAGGAGGGGTCAAGATCATGGCGACTACAGGCGGTACCAACTTGAGGGATGACATCATGCGCCTCGATGAGATAG TGCATGTAGTGATCGCGACACCAGGCAGGATACTCGACCTGATCAAGAAGGGTGTGGCAAAAATGGACCGGGCCCAAATGATTGTGATGGATGAG gCAGATAAGCTGCTGTCCCAGGACTTTGTGGTCCTGATCGAAGATATAATAAGCTTCATGTCAAAAGATCGTCAGATCCTGCTTTACTCTGCCACTTTCCCCATCAGTGTGCAAAAGTTCATG AGCAAGCACCTGAGGAAGCCTTATGAGATCAATCTGATGGAGGAACTGACCCTGAAGGGCATCACTCAGTACTATGCCTATGTGACGGAAAGACAGAAGGTCCACTGTCTTAACACACTCTTTTCTAGG CTTCAGATCAACCAGTCTATCATCTTCTGCAACTCCACCCAGAGGGTTGAGCTTCTGGCCAAGAAAATCACCCAGCTGGGTTATTCCTGCTTCTACATCCATGCGAAGATGATGCAGGAATACAGGAACCGTGTGTTCCATGACTTCAGGAACGGACTGTGCAGAAACCTGGTCTGCACAG ACCTGTTTACTCGGGGTATCGACATCCAGGCAGTCAATGTGGTCATCAACTTTGACTTCCCCAAAAATGCAGAGACCTACCTGCATCGCATCGGCAGATCAG GGCGCTTTGGTCATCTGGGTCTGGCCATCAATCTGATAACTTCAGATGACCGCTACAACCTGAAGAACATTGAGGATCAGCTGGTCACTGACATAAAGCCCATCCCCAGCAGCATTGATAAGAGCCTGTATGTGGCAGAGTTTCACTCTGTCGACCCAGATGTTGACGGAGACGATAAGGGTGGAGCCTTAAACAATGAACTGGGGGCGATCTGA